In Dasypus novemcinctus isolate mDasNov1 chromosome 10, mDasNov1.1.hap2, whole genome shotgun sequence, one DNA window encodes the following:
- the BDNF gene encoding neurotrophic factor BDNF precursor form isoform X1 — MSLVNLDLQMSDSNFHQVRRVMTILFLTMVISYFGCMKAAPMKEANVRGQGSLAYPGVRTHGTLESVNGPKAGSKGLPSLADTFEHVIEELLDEDQKVRPSEENSKDADLYTSRVMLSSQVPLEPPLLFLLEEYKNYLDAANMSMRVRRHSDPARRGELSVCDSISEWVTAADKKTAVDMSGGTVTVLEKVPVSKGQLKQYFYETKCNPMGYTKEGCRGIDKRHWNSQCRTTQSYVRALTMDSKKRIGWRFIRIDTSCVCTLTIKRGR; from the coding sequence TTCCACCAGGTGAGAAGAGTGATGACCATCCTTTTCCTTACTATGGTTATTTCATACTTCGGTTGCATGAAGGCTGCCCCCATGAAAGAAGCAAACGTCCGAGGACAAGGCAGCTTGGCCTACCCAGGTGTGCGGACCCATGGGACTCTGGAGAGCGTGAATGGGCCCAAGGCAGGTTCGAAAGGCCTGCCGTCATTGGCTGACACTTTTGAACACGTCATAGAAGAGCTACTGGATGAGGACCAGAAGGTTCGGCCCAGCGAAGAGAACAGTAAGGACGCGGACTTGTACACTTCCAGGGTGATGCTCAGTAGTCAAGTGCCTTTGGagcctcctcttctctttctgcttgAGGAATACAAAAATTACCTGGATGCTGCAAACATGTCCATGAGGGTCCGTCGCCACTCTGACCCCGCCCGCCGGGGGGAGCTGAGTGTATGTGACAGTATTAGCGAGTGGGTAACAGCAGCAGATAAAAAGACTGCAGTGGACATGTCGGGCGGGACGGTCACAGTCCTTGAAAAGGTCCCTGTGTCGAAAGGCCAACTGAAGCAATACTTCTACGAGACCAAGTGCAATCCCATGGGTTACACAAAAGAGGGCTGCAGGGGCATAGACAAGAGGCATTGGAACTCCCAGTGCCGAACTACCCAGTCGTATGTGCGGGCACTTACTATGGATAGCAAAAAGAGAATTGGTTGGCGATTCATAAGGATAGACACTTCCTGTGTATGTACATTGACCATTAAAAGGGGAAGATAG
- the BDNF gene encoding neurotrophic factor BDNF precursor form isoform X2 — protein sequence MTILFLTMVISYFGCMKAAPMKEANVRGQGSLAYPGVRTHGTLESVNGPKAGSKGLPSLADTFEHVIEELLDEDQKVRPSEENSKDADLYTSRVMLSSQVPLEPPLLFLLEEYKNYLDAANMSMRVRRHSDPARRGELSVCDSISEWVTAADKKTAVDMSGGTVTVLEKVPVSKGQLKQYFYETKCNPMGYTKEGCRGIDKRHWNSQCRTTQSYVRALTMDSKKRIGWRFIRIDTSCVCTLTIKRGR from the coding sequence ATGACCATCCTTTTCCTTACTATGGTTATTTCATACTTCGGTTGCATGAAGGCTGCCCCCATGAAAGAAGCAAACGTCCGAGGACAAGGCAGCTTGGCCTACCCAGGTGTGCGGACCCATGGGACTCTGGAGAGCGTGAATGGGCCCAAGGCAGGTTCGAAAGGCCTGCCGTCATTGGCTGACACTTTTGAACACGTCATAGAAGAGCTACTGGATGAGGACCAGAAGGTTCGGCCCAGCGAAGAGAACAGTAAGGACGCGGACTTGTACACTTCCAGGGTGATGCTCAGTAGTCAAGTGCCTTTGGagcctcctcttctctttctgcttgAGGAATACAAAAATTACCTGGATGCTGCAAACATGTCCATGAGGGTCCGTCGCCACTCTGACCCCGCCCGCCGGGGGGAGCTGAGTGTATGTGACAGTATTAGCGAGTGGGTAACAGCAGCAGATAAAAAGACTGCAGTGGACATGTCGGGCGGGACGGTCACAGTCCTTGAAAAGGTCCCTGTGTCGAAAGGCCAACTGAAGCAATACTTCTACGAGACCAAGTGCAATCCCATGGGTTACACAAAAGAGGGCTGCAGGGGCATAGACAAGAGGCATTGGAACTCCCAGTGCCGAACTACCCAGTCGTATGTGCGGGCACTTACTATGGATAGCAAAAAGAGAATTGGTTGGCGATTCATAAGGATAGACACTTCCTGTGTATGTACATTGACCATTAAAAGGGGAAGATAG